CGACGCCTCCATGTCTGGTTGCCGGGAGTTGCCCCCCACGCAACCGACCCTCACCGCACCCGGTCAAGGAAGTTGCCAGAAGTTGCCCCTGGTTGCTCGGCAAGCATCGTTGTGCTGCCTGACGACGTCAAGAGCGTCCGTCGCCGCACCGTTGCGTCCGAGTAACCGGTGGCCATGGCGACCACTTACTCGGACGCAACGACCGGCGAGACCGCCGAGTAGGCTGTGCGCTCGAACCGACCGGTACCTTGACGCCGTGGCCGTACGCGTGGCGCGGGACTGAAGCGGAAGGTACGTGATGTCCGAGCCAGCGCCTCGGCCGCAGGCCGAGCGGCCCGGCCGCCTCACCGTCGGCGTCGTCGGCGCCGGCCGGGTGGGTGCGGTGCTCGGGGCGGCGCTGCAGCGCGCGGGTCACCGGGTCGTGGCCGTCGCGGCCACGTCGGAGGCGTCGCGCACCCGGGCCGAGGCGATGCTCCCCGGCGCCGAGATCCTCCCGGCACGCGACGTCGTCGCCGGTGCCGACCTCGCGCTGCTGTCGGTACCCGACGACGTGCTGCCCGACCTGGTCACCGGGCTCGTCGACGTCGGCGCGGTACGCGAGGGGCAGCTGCTCGCACACACCAGCGGTCGGCACGGCATCGGCGTCCTCGAGCCGGCGCTACGGGTGGGCGCCCTGCCGCTCGCACTGCACCCGGTCACCGCGCTCACCGGCACCTCCCTCGACCTCGGCCGGCTGTCCGGCTGCTGCTTCGGTGTCACCGCGCCGGACGTCCTGCGACCGATCGCCGAGGCGTTGGTGATCGAGATGGGCGGCGAGCCGGTGTGGGTGCCCGAGGAGCACCGCCCGCTCTACCACGCCGCGCTCACCGTCGCGTCCGACCACCTCGTGACACTGGTGGCGCAGGCGGCCGACCTGCTGCAGCAGGCGGAGGTCGCCGACCCCAGGCGGCTGCTCGCGCCGCTGGTGTCCGCCGCCGTCGACCAGGCGCTCGCCGTGCCCGACGTCACGGCCGGTCCCGTCGCCCGTGGTGACGTGACGACCGTCGCGGCGCACCGCGCCGAGCTCGACCGCACGTCGCGCGAGGCCGCCGCGGCGTACGTGACGCTCGCCCGCCTCGCCGCCGACCGTGCGCTCGCAGCGGGAGCGCTGGCACCCGACCAGGCCGAGGCACTCCTCGACGTGCTCGCCGCCCCCACCGACAGGGAGGCCTGAGCCGGCATGCTCCTCACCATCGACGTCGGCAACAGCAACACTGTGCTCGGCCTGTTCGAGGGCGCCGTGATGGCCGAGAAGTGGCGCATCGCCACCGACCCGCTGCGCACGGCGGACGAGCTTGCCGTCGTCCTGCAGGGCCTGCTCGCGCAGTACCCCGAGCCGGGCGGTGCCGAGGTCACCGGCATCTCGCTGTGCTCCACCGTGCCCAACGTGCTGCAGCAGGTGCGTCAGCTGTGCAGCCGCTACTTCGCCGACGTCCCCACGGTGATCGTCGAGCCGGGGATCAAGACCGGCGTGCCGATCCGTTACGACAACCCGCGCGAGGTCGGCGCCGACCGCATCATGAACTCCCTCGCCGCGCACGAGCTGTACGGCGGCCCCGCCATCGTGGTCGACTTCGGCACCTCGACGAACTTCGACGTCGTCTCCGGCCGCGGCGAGTTCCTCGGCGGCGCGCTCGCTCCCGGCATCGAGATCTCGCTCGACGCGCTCGCGGGCCGCGCCGCCCAGCTGCTCAAGGTCGAGCTGCGCCGGCCGCGGTCGGTCGTGGGCAAGTCGACGGTCGAGGCGCTGCAGTCCGGCATCCTGTACGGCTTCGTCGGTCTCGTCGACGGCATCGTCGAACGGATGATCACCGAGCTCGGCCTCCCCGCGGGCGACGTCACGGTGATCGCCACCGGCGGCCTCGCGCCGACCATCGTGCCCGAGTCGCGCACGATCACCGTGCACGACCCGTGGCTCACCCTCGTCGGCCTGCGCCTGGTCTGGGAGCGCAACGTCGGTTCCGAGAGCCACGCGGCCTCCTGACGCCGGCAACCGGCGCCCGGGTAATCGGGTCGCGGGGCCGTCGGGGCCCGGCTATAGCCTGGCGGGGTGAACGAGCAGCCGACACCGTACGACGACCTGCCCGAGCAGATGCGGGTGCGCAGGGAGAAGGTCGACCGCCTGCGGGAGCGGGGGATCGACCCCTACCCGCTGGGCTTCCCGCGCACCGACACGGCGGCCGACGTACGAAAGCGGTTCGGCGATCTCGAGGCCGACACCGCGACGGGGGAGCGCGTCACCGTCGCCGGGCGGGTCATGCTGAGCCGCAACACAGGCAAGCTCTGCTTCGCCACGCTCCAGGACGGCACCGGCCGGCTGCAGGTCATGGTGTCGCTCGCGCAGGTCGGCGAGGAGTCCCTCGCAGCATGGAAGGCCGACGTCGACCGCGGCGACCAGGTGGGCGTCGAGGGCGAGGTCATCACGTCCAGGCGCGGTGAGCTGTCCGTCCTCGTCGACAGCTGGGCGATCACCAGCAAGGCGCTGCGCCCGCTCCCGGAGAAGTGGCTCGGGCTCGCCGACCCCGAGGCGCGGGTGCGGCAGCGGTACGTCGACCTCCTGGTCAACCCCGACAGCCGCCGCGTCCTGGAGATCCGCGCCGCCGTGACCAACGCGCTGCGCGACTCCATGCGCGAGCGCGGCTT
The Streptosporangiales bacterium genome window above contains:
- a CDS encoding DUF2520 domain-containing protein produces the protein MSEPAPRPQAERPGRLTVGVVGAGRVGAVLGAALQRAGHRVVAVAATSEASRTRAEAMLPGAEILPARDVVAGADLALLSVPDDVLPDLVTGLVDVGAVREGQLLAHTSGRHGIGVLEPALRVGALPLALHPVTALTGTSLDLGRLSGCCFGVTAPDVLRPIAEALVIEMGGEPVWVPEEHRPLYHAALTVASDHLVTLVAQAADLLQQAEVADPRRLLAPLVSAAVDQALAVPDVTAGPVARGDVTTVAAHRAELDRTSREAAAAYVTLARLAADRALAAGALAPDQAEALLDVLAAPTDREA
- a CDS encoding type III pantothenate kinase; its protein translation is MLLTIDVGNSNTVLGLFEGAVMAEKWRIATDPLRTADELAVVLQGLLAQYPEPGGAEVTGISLCSTVPNVLQQVRQLCSRYFADVPTVIVEPGIKTGVPIRYDNPREVGADRIMNSLAAHELYGGPAIVVDFGTSTNFDVVSGRGEFLGGALAPGIEISLDALAGRAAQLLKVELRRPRSVVGKSTVEALQSGILYGFVGLVDGIVERMITELGLPAGDVTVIATGGLAPTIVPESRTITVHDPWLTLVGLRLVWERNVGSESHAAS